A stretch of the Chelonoidis abingdonii isolate Lonesome George chromosome 11, CheloAbing_2.0, whole genome shotgun sequence genome encodes the following:
- the LOC116822395 gene encoding SPARC-related modular calcium-binding protein 1-like has product MSCLCWGLLLLLGGPVLATPLRWDRSPFIISESEQGPLCPTECPRERHRPVCASNGKLYRSHCVFQRARCQEPLLQALPRFRCGGTHRDPTSVNLTRCQEDRAAALARHQVDSIYVPECDEDGSFLQVQCHRQTGYCWCATAEGKPVSGTSVLNQTPNCTGSYVVRPSWQDPNSSRRVAFELFSSLNAEGGRPRATPASPPPQKQEEGTSLPFLIPIILPDFKPNRTMKRIQEFPPSCEQERLEALEEIQQHQQEGTFVPECEGDDTYKPIQCHQATGYCWCVQANTGRPVPGTSTRNFPPDCESDAAAKSAEMGSLFRDRALPGCPGPKKAEFLSNLMKALTSDMIQSRLIPVTYRRLSDRTPGPSLEERAARWHFVRLDKDFSDGLSEQELRPLKLYVKQHTRPKRCARKFLEYCDLDANRLVSLPELRGCLGLS; this is encoded by the exons TTCATCATCTCGGAGAGTGAGCAGGGGCCGCTGTGCCCAACTGAATGCCCCCGCGAGCGCCACCGGCCCGTCTGCGCCTCCAACGGCAAGCTCTACCGATCCCACTGCGTCTTTCAGCGTGCCCGGTGCCAGGAGCCGCTCCTTCAGGCGCTGCCCCGCTTCCGCTGTGGGGGCACCCACCGGGACCCCACCA GTGTGAACCTCACCCGCTGCCAAGAGGATCGCGCAGCCGCCCTGGCCCGGCACCAGGTGGACTCCATCTACGTCCCTGAGTGCGACGAGGACGGCTCCTTCTTGCAG GTGCAGTGCCACAGGCAGACGGGCTACTGCTGGTGTGCCACCGCCGAGGGCAAACCCGTCAGCGGGACATCCGTGCTCAACCAGACACCCAACTGCACAG GTTCCTATGTGGTGCGACCGTCCTGGCAGGACCCTAACTCCTCACGGAGAG TGGCCTTCGAACTGTTTTCCTCCCTGAACGCAGAAGGCGGGAGACCCAGGGCCACCCCGGCAAGCCCCCCGCCCCAAAAGCAGGAAG AGGGGACCTCGCTGCCGTTCCTCATACCCATCATCCTCCCTGACTTCAAGCCCAACCGCACGATGAAGCGGATTCAAG aGTTCCCTCCATCCTGCGAGCAGGAGCGGCTGGAGGCCCTTGAGGAAATtcagcagcaccagcaggaggGAACCTTCGTCCCGGAGTGTGAGGGAGACGACACCTACAAACCCATCCAGTGCCACCAGGCCACAGGCTACTGCTGGTGCGTCCAGGCCAACACCGGGCGGCCTGTCCCTGGCACCTCCACCAG GAACTTCCCGCCAGACTGCGAGTCTGATGCCGCGGCCAAGAGCGCAGAGATGGGCTCTCTCTTCCGGGACAGGGCGCTGCCAG GCTGCCCGGGTCCCAAGAAAGCAGAGTTCCTGTCCAATCTGATGAAGGCCTTGACGTCCGACATGATCCAGTCCCGCCTGATTCCCGTCACGTATAGGAG GCTGTCGGATCGCACGCCGGGCCCCAGCCTGGAGGAGCGGGCGGCACGCTGGCATTTCGTGCGCCTGGACAAGGACTTCAGCGACGGGCTGAGCGAGCAGGAGTTGCGGCCCCTCAAGCTCTACGTGAAGCAGCACACGCGGCCCAAGCGCTGTGCCCGCAAGTTCCTGGAGTACTGCGACCTGGACGCCAACCGGCTCGTCTCTCTGCcggagctcaggggctgcctgGGGCTCAGCTAG